The proteins below come from a single Eubacterium limosum genomic window:
- a CDS encoding FAD-dependent oxidoreductase, whose amino-acid sequence MSDCVAQFYQKLEDDPSLKHYKIEASADARGVITLTGEVDVWQHVVDIGHAAGKSGVKGVVNRLTVKGAETARRDRAEEVKKAEAVGVIDKADIVVIGAGVTGSGIARTLSKYNKRIIVVEKASDVSEGTSKSNNGMIHSGYDSKAGSLKALLNVKGNAMYTQWQEELHFKMNRCGSFVVGFDASDDAYLEQYYELGKKNGVPGIAILSGDEARAIDPAVNHDVVKALWTPSAAYVEPYEVVEALMENAIDNGAELMLNTEVLGFTRQGAHLNGVVTDKGIIEADCVINAAGLYADEIAELAGDRFYTIHPRRGTLVILDKKIGKTTNKCFIGTPPKNFTKGGGPTQTPEGNPLWGPSAIEVPEKDDLAVDEEDVRFVMEKGKHLTEGASERDIITYFSGCRASNYIEDFIIEASEVLDNFIHAAGIQSPGLASSPAIAERVEGIYTTLHPEAAVREDYDPIRPEHKAFRDCTLEEKEALIAKNPLYGHVICRCETITEAEIVDAIHGKIPATTVDAVKRRTRAGMGRCQGGFCGPRVVEIIARELGIAPEEVTKRGAGSEMLTTASRKGEEE is encoded by the coding sequence GTGTCCGATTGTGTTGCACAATTTTATCAGAAACTAGAGGACGATCCGTCATTAAAACATTACAAAATTGAAGCCAGCGCCGATGCGCGCGGGGTGATCACCCTGACTGGCGAAGTGGATGTCTGGCAGCATGTGGTTGACATCGGCCACGCGGCTGGAAAAAGCGGCGTAAAAGGGGTCGTCAACAGGCTGACCGTCAAGGGGGCAGAGACAGCCCGAAGAGACCGGGCAGAAGAAGTGAAAAAAGCAGAGGCCGTCGGTGTGATCGACAAAGCCGATATTGTGGTCATTGGTGCGGGGGTAACCGGCAGCGGTATTGCGAGAACGCTGTCGAAATACAATAAACGCATTATCGTGGTAGAAAAAGCCTCGGATGTGTCTGAAGGGACCTCCAAGTCAAACAACGGGATGATCCACTCAGGCTACGACTCAAAGGCAGGCTCTCTGAAGGCCCTGCTCAATGTAAAGGGCAATGCCATGTACACACAGTGGCAGGAAGAACTTCATTTTAAAATGAACCGCTGCGGCTCCTTTGTCGTAGGCTTTGACGCATCAGACGACGCCTATCTGGAGCAGTACTACGAGCTGGGAAAAAAGAACGGTGTGCCTGGCATTGCCATTTTAAGCGGCGACGAGGCCAGAGCCATTGACCCGGCAGTCAATCATGACGTGGTAAAGGCACTATGGACCCCATCGGCGGCCTATGTTGAGCCTTACGAGGTCGTTGAAGCCCTAATGGAAAACGCCATTGACAATGGGGCAGAGCTTATGCTGAATACAGAGGTATTGGGCTTTACCAGACAAGGCGCCCATTTAAACGGCGTGGTCACCGATAAGGGAATCATCGAAGCCGACTGTGTCATCAACGCCGCAGGCCTGTATGCCGACGAAATCGCAGAGCTGGCAGGCGACCGGTTTTACACCATTCATCCGCGCCGGGGCACACTGGTCATTCTGGATAAAAAGATTGGCAAAACCACCAACAAATGCTTTATCGGCACACCGCCTAAAAACTTTACCAAGGGCGGCGGCCCGACCCAGACACCCGAGGGCAACCCACTGTGGGGCCCCTCAGCCATCGAGGTGCCAGAAAAAGATGATTTGGCAGTGGACGAAGAGGATGTACGCTTTGTTATGGAAAAGGGCAAGCACCTGACCGAGGGCGCCTCCGAAAGAGATATTATCACCTATTTCAGCGGCTGCCGGGCATCGAACTATATTGAGGATTTTATCATCGAAGCGTCTGAAGTGCTGGACAACTTTATTCATGCGGCAGGCATCCAGTCTCCCGGGCTGGCGTCCTCACCGGCCATCGCTGAACGGGTCGAGGGGATTTACACAACGCTTCACCCCGAAGCCGCTGTGCGTGAGGATTATGATCCCATCCGTCCTGAGCACAAGGCTTTCAGAGATTGTACCTTGGAAGAAAAGGAAGCGCTCATCGCCAAAAATCCGCTGTATGGGCATGTGATCTGCCGCTGTGAAACCATTACCGAGGCCGAGATTGTGGACGCCATACACGGTAAAATACCGGCCACAACCGTGGATGCGGTGAAGCGACGTACCCGGGCAGGCATGGGGCGCTGCCAGGGAGGCTTCTGCGGCCCGAGGGTTGTGGAAATCATTGCCAGGGAACTGGGGATCGCGCCCGAGGAAGTTACCAAGCGTGGCGCGGGCTCAGAAATGCTGACCACAGCATCCAGAAAGGGGGAGGAAGAATGA
- a CDS encoding DUF1667 domain-containing protein — MEKRNYTCIVCPKSCKGELTIKDDGTFETAGFDCNNGKKYAVNEYTDPKRMLTTTVAIEDGIFNLLPVVSSEEVSKTKLRDCIHALYGIAVKAPVRAGDVVVSNILDTGVDIIAARDIKAK; from the coding sequence ATGGAAAAAAGAAATTATACCTGCATTGTCTGCCCCAAAAGCTGCAAGGGTGAGCTGACCATCAAGGATGATGGTACCTTTGAAACCGCTGGCTTTGACTGCAATAACGGGAAAAAATACGCGGTCAATGAGTATACCGATCCCAAACGGATGCTGACCACAACGGTTGCAATAGAGGACGGTATCTTTAACCTGCTGCCTGTGGTCAGCAGTGAAGAAGTCAGTAAAACGAAGCTCAGAGACTGCATCCATGCCCTTTACGGCATTGCAGTGAAAGCGCCGGTCCGGGCGGGCGATGTGGTGGTCTCGAATATTTTGGACACAGGTGTTGACATTATAGCGGCACGTGACATTAAAGCAAAGTAA
- a CDS encoding NAD(P)/FAD-dependent oxidoreductase — MNRIQTDCAIIGGGPAGLAAAVEAHKAGLDTLIIERDLSLGGILQQCIHDGFGLLRFKRRMTGGQYAQAFIDEVEDEGIEVKLDTMVLEIRPDKTIYAVNEKDGLLEIKAKSVILAMGCRERTRSQVMIYGTRPAGVLTAGAVQRYINMEGYLPGKKAVILGSGDIGLIMARRMTLEDIEVKGVYEIMHTEGGLTRNIVQCLEDYNIPLHLGTTVTKIHGRDRIEGVTVAKVDEHLKPIAGTEEYIDCDLLVLSVGLIPENELSEQLNIEMDPRTRGPVVDERMMTSVPGVFAAGNVVTVFDLVDYVSQTGEMAARGAVRYIKGESGGNEYRAVEAGDNISFVVPQKISGTAGEVPVFMRVRKPDEKVRLVFSQNGQSQKLKKHAVVKPPEMVCEVIDLGKTTDGPICISVAKE; from the coding sequence ATGAATCGGATACAGACAGACTGCGCCATTATCGGCGGCGGCCCGGCAGGGCTGGCAGCAGCCGTAGAAGCGCATAAGGCAGGACTTGACACTTTGATTATTGAACGGGACCTTTCCCTTGGCGGTATTCTGCAGCAGTGTATTCACGATGGCTTTGGCCTGCTGCGGTTTAAACGCCGCATGACAGGAGGCCAGTATGCCCAGGCTTTTATCGATGAGGTAGAGGACGAGGGGATTGAAGTCAAGCTGGACACCATGGTGCTGGAAATCCGGCCGGATAAGACCATTTATGCGGTCAACGAAAAGGATGGCCTTCTTGAGATCAAGGCCAAATCTGTTATTCTGGCCATGGGCTGCCGTGAACGCACGCGCTCACAGGTCATGATTTACGGCACGCGTCCCGCTGGGGTACTGACTGCCGGAGCGGTTCAGCGCTACATAAATATGGAGGGCTATCTGCCGGGTAAGAAGGCTGTAATTTTAGGCTCAGGCGACATTGGCCTTATCATGGCAAGGCGTATGACGCTTGAGGATATCGAGGTGAAGGGCGTCTATGAAATCATGCATACCGAGGGCGGACTGACCCGAAATATTGTCCAGTGCCTTGAGGATTACAACATACCGCTGCATCTGGGCACAACCGTGACCAAGATCCACGGCAGGGACCGGATCGAGGGCGTTACTGTCGCAAAGGTAGACGAACACCTTAAGCCCATCGCAGGAACCGAAGAATATATTGACTGCGATCTTCTGGTGCTTTCAGTCGGCCTTATCCCTGAAAATGAGCTCAGTGAACAGCTGAATATTGAAATGGACCCGAGGACACGCGGTCCGGTGGTGGACGAGCGGATGATGACCTCCGTTCCCGGTGTCTTTGCGGCAGGCAATGTGGTTACAGTGTTTGACCTGGTGGACTATGTCTCCCAAACCGGAGAGATGGCGGCCCGCGGCGCAGTCCGCTACATAAAGGGTGAGAGCGGAGGTAATGAGTACCGTGCTGTGGAAGCCGGCGATAACATCAGTTTTGTGGTTCCCCAGAAAATAAGCGGGACAGCTGGAGAGGTTCCGGTCTTTATGCGGGTCAGAAAGCCTGACGAAAAGGTAAGGCTGGTATTTAGCCAGAATGGGCAGTCCCAAAAGCTGAAAAAACACGCGGTGGTCAAGCCGCCGGAAATGGTCTGTGAGGTCATTGACCTCGGCAAAACAACAGACGGCCCCATCTGTATCAGCGTGGCAAAGGAGTGA
- a CDS encoding FAD-binding oxidoreductase: MKENIEGFLKAVQEELPEVTVLRREEERLIYAHGCYPREYKWLLQGPYKVLPEAILMPGSTDEVSRIMALSQEYSVGVIPFGGGSGIVGGSIAENHEVMLDIKNLKEFEINPVNCTAVGGAGLTGADFENMLNEAGYTCGQYPQSFQSAVLGGMVATRAIGTFSTKYGKMDDMVNSLEVVLPNGHVLNTHKTPKASTGPELDQLFLGSEGVYGIVTKVEMKIYPVAEKRYFEAFTFNRTEDGLEAIRQFVQNNVHPAVVRLYDEEESVPKMEKYGFEKGHVFLVIGYEGLEKQVDLEREYVHHYCALNGGVPKGPKPGYDWFHSRFSTKKMLDHDAMKGGTADAIEVAAPWDCIANVWREMRKALEPMCESVDCHFSHVYHTGASVYVIFHAQTGGDDYDGEKRYMECLDTAIRTSLKYGGNVSHHHGSGKAKAEYLPLEHGEAGIEVMQKIKDALDPKGLVNKGVLGL; this comes from the coding sequence ATGAAAGAAAATATTGAAGGTTTTTTGAAAGCGGTTCAGGAAGAGCTGCCAGAGGTTACAGTGCTCCGGCGCGAGGAGGAACGCCTTATCTATGCCCATGGCTGTTATCCCAGAGAGTATAAATGGCTGCTTCAGGGGCCTTACAAGGTTCTGCCAGAAGCTATTCTCATGCCTGGAAGCACTGATGAGGTCAGCCGGATCATGGCACTCTCTCAGGAGTACAGTGTCGGCGTCATTCCTTTTGGCGGCGGCTCTGGCATTGTGGGCGGCAGTATTGCTGAAAACCATGAGGTCATGCTCGATATTAAAAATTTAAAGGAATTTGAAATTAACCCTGTCAACTGCACTGCTGTGGGCGGCGCGGGCCTGACCGGGGCAGATTTTGAAAACATGCTGAACGAAGCAGGTTATACCTGCGGCCAGTACCCACAGTCTTTCCAGAGCGCCGTGCTGGGCGGCATGGTCGCCACGCGCGCCATAGGAACCTTCTCTACCAAATACGGTAAGATGGACGACATGGTTAACTCCCTTGAGGTGGTGCTGCCAAACGGACATGTGCTGAACACACACAAAACGCCGAAGGCATCAACCGGGCCAGAGCTGGACCAGCTGTTTTTGGGCAGCGAGGGTGTATACGGGATTGTCACCAAGGTGGAAATGAAAATTTATCCAGTAGCCGAAAAACGCTATTTTGAAGCCTTTACCTTTAACCGTACCGAGGACGGTCTGGAAGCCATCCGCCAGTTTGTCCAGAACAATGTCCACCCGGCAGTGGTCCGTCTTTATGATGAAGAGGAAAGTGTTCCTAAAATGGAAAAATACGGCTTTGAAAAAGGCCACGTTTTTCTGGTCATCGGCTACGAAGGTCTGGAAAAGCAGGTGGATCTGGAACGGGAATACGTCCATCATTACTGTGCCTTAAATGGCGGTGTGCCTAAGGGGCCGAAGCCGGGCTATGACTGGTTCCACTCACGTTTTTCCACGAAAAAAATGCTGGATCACGACGCTATGAAGGGTGGCACAGCCGATGCCATCGAGGTGGCGGCACCCTGGGACTGCATTGCCAATGTGTGGCGTGAAATGCGCAAAGCCCTTGAGCCCATGTGCGAAAGCGTTGACTGCCACTTTTCACATGTATACCATACTGGCGCCAGTGTTTATGTGATCTTCCACGCCCAGACCGGCGGTGACGATTACGACGGTGAAAAGCGCTATATGGAATGTCTGGACACCGCCATCCGTACCAGCCTTAAATACGGCGGCAACGTCTCACACCACCACGGCAGCGGCAAAGCCAAGGCTGAATATTTACCCCTGGAGCACGGTGAAGCAGGTATCGAGGTCATGCAGAAAATCAAGGACGCCCTTGACCCCAAGGGATTAGTGAACAAAGGAGTGCTGGGATTATGA
- a CDS encoding FtsW/RodA/SpoVE family cell cycle protein, translating into MAKLKAFLRDTDGFYLLLIAACSLLSVTLLLSWCNSVSPAPAPGFWEFLVKYRVALIQLLAVAAGLSCALIISRMDYHRMTPLWITYTAAIWLLVLLTFLRAGPFGVSPGDTGAYCWIRLPFGLALQPTELAKSSFILTFSLHLYAVRHTDAPLAVAGLIAHLLTPVVLIHLQGDDGTALIFFVTGLVMFLSVKHKLRYFIGTAAAALAAVPIVWHLMAGYQRARILAVFAPGRLDSLTLESILYQQNQGLAAIKAGGLFGLGLFKPDTTYIPAANNDFIFSHLAEVMGLAGCAILILLLAGILYKTLSIGIRSHDFRGRTIAVGVFTLFLAEAVINIGMNIELMPVIGLPLPFFSSGGSSLMGAFLCAGFILSVKRNSFSEKL; encoded by the coding sequence ATGGCTAAGCTCAAAGCATTTTTAAGAGACACCGATGGTTTTTATCTTCTGTTGATAGCAGCCTGTTCACTGCTGTCTGTCACGCTGCTCCTTTCGTGGTGCAACAGCGTCTCCCCTGCCCCTGCTCCCGGCTTCTGGGAATTTCTTGTAAAATATCGTGTAGCCCTGATCCAGCTGCTGGCTGTGGCGGCAGGTCTCTCCTGCGCCCTGATCATAAGCCGTATGGACTATCACCGGATGACACCGCTCTGGATAACCTACACGGCTGCGATCTGGCTGTTGGTGCTGCTGACCTTTCTGCGGGCGGGCCCTTTTGGCGTAAGCCCCGGCGATACCGGCGCCTATTGCTGGATACGCCTGCCCTTCGGCCTGGCCCTTCAGCCCACCGAGCTGGCAAAATCAAGCTTTATCCTGACTTTTTCTCTCCATCTGTACGCAGTGCGCCATACCGATGCCCCCCTGGCAGTCGCTGGTCTGATCGCCCATCTGCTGACTCCGGTTGTCCTGATTCACCTTCAGGGTGACGATGGCACCGCGCTGATCTTTTTTGTCACGGGGCTGGTCATGTTTTTGTCGGTTAAGCACAAGCTGCGTTATTTTATCGGCACTGCGGCTGCGGCACTGGCAGCTGTGCCGATCGTCTGGCATCTGATGGCTGGTTACCAGAGGGCACGTATACTGGCAGTTTTTGCCCCCGGAAGGCTGGACAGCCTGACGCTGGAGTCCATTCTATACCAGCAAAACCAGGGGCTGGCCGCCATTAAGGCAGGCGGGCTCTTTGGTCTGGGCCTTTTCAAACCCGATACGACCTACATTCCCGCCGCTAATAATGATTTTATCTTTTCGCATCTGGCTGAGGTCATGGGTCTTGCGGGCTGTGCCATCCTGATTTTGTTGCTGGCAGGCATTCTGTACAAAACCCTGTCCATCGGCATAAGAAGCCATGACTTCAGAGGACGTACCATTGCTGTTGGCGTCTTTACCCTTTTTCTTGCTGAAGCGGTGATCAACATCGGAATGAACATTGAACTGATGCCGGTTATCGGGCTGCCCCTCCCATTCTTCAGCAGCGGAGGCTCCTCACTTATGGGCGCTTTTCTCTGTGCGGGCTTTATTCTGAGCGTAAAAAGAAACAGCTTCTCTGAAAAACTCTGA